The Episyrphus balteatus chromosome 4, idEpiBalt1.1, whole genome shotgun sequence genome includes a window with the following:
- the LOC129919300 gene encoding piggyBac transposable element-derived protein 4-like, producing the protein MDATMDRVLYLLNASSNRDLTAAEQEFFDENYSRFLDAEEEEVRRIDTEEDSDTDNDGDLSDADDPNYEPDTALLDTRVSQAGLDMEEEEEAERQQQGSRNGHEDEDPIAPNRGMRYVARNAKFDDIWWSMPDESERQRTIRNRNERMRHVPKCTNLFSRKAEVFKSLVTPNIVGNIVLETNRKAKRTYEENRLSLNPKQMRRWYDTFEEEIYAYIAILLYAGAEKAYGVEAKDLFHPTSVPFYRAVMSLERFEQIRRFIRFDDGRTRAFRLQTDKLAAFRYVWDLFQQNLVEFYQPSKELTVDEQLVGSRGRCPFKMFMPNKPGKYGIKIFWIVDAVNSYPLRGEIYVGQQPCDNRSDGISHQLVMRLAERYLGMNYNITTDNYFTSVPLALELMSKRTTTIGTIKSNKPQLPKPFTPVDKIFKQTRDKFSIKFCYSRCLQLCSYASNTKKNVLMLSTAHHEDKIDEVTKKPAVIMDYNSTKGGVDTFDRLATVYTCKRKTNRWPVTLFYNLLDCAGVAAYRMFDVCQPNWYSSKKRSEKRKKFLKELALELADSHIKNRIAKPTLQKSVKTAMSLIGYEITSISTLPTIQQNKAKQRCDTCKKEKRDNKTTAVCDLCYVAACSKHYIRVCEKCFVTKTAIDTTATEEDENFDGDSLPSTSAGPPAKRQKNRNTN; encoded by the exons ATGGATGCTACAATGGATCGTGTTCTGTATCTCCTGAATGCATCTTCCAACCGGGATTTGACTGCGGCGGAGCAAGAGTTCTTTGATGAGAATTACTCCAGGTTCCTAGATGCAGAAGAGGAGGAAGTTCGACGCATTGACACTGAGGAGGATAGTGATACTGATAACGATGGAGATTTATCAGATGCCGATGATCCAAACTATGAACCAGATACTGCTTTGTTGGATACACGGGTTTCGCAGGCTGGTTTAGATATGGAAGAAGAAGAGGAGGCAGAAAGACAACAGCAAGGAAGCCGGAATGGACACGAAGATGAAGACCCTATTGCACCAAACAGAGGAATGCGGTATGTTGCAAGAAATGCCAAATTCGATGACATTTGGTGGTCAATGCCGGACGAAAGCGAAAGACAAAGAACAATAAGAAATCGAAATGAACGAATGAGACATGTTCCAAAATGCACCAACTTGTTTTCGAGAAAGGCAGAGGTTTTCAAGTCCTTAGTTACTccaaatattgttggaaatattGTGCTGGAGACAAACAGAAAGGCAAAGAGAACTTACGAGGAGAATCGTTTGTCTCTCAACCCAAAGCAAATGCGTAGATGGTATGACACATTTGAAGAGGAAATATATGCATATATTGCAATTTTGTTGTATGCTGGAGCTGAAAAAGCCTATGGGGTGGAAGCGAAGGATCTTTTTCATCCAACAAGTGTACCATTCTACCGCGCCGTTATGTCTCTGGAACGATTTGAACAAATACGACGCTTTATACGTTTCGATGACGGAAGAACTAGAGCGTTTCGTCTTCAAACTGACAAATTAGCTGCATTTAG GTACGTTTgggatttgtttcaacaaaatctTGTTGAGTTTTACCAACCGTCAAAGGAGCTGACAGTAGATGAACAGTTGGTCGGCTCAAGGGGAAGATGCCCCTTCAAAATGTTTATGCCAAACAAGCCAGGAAAATatggcatcaaaattttttggataGTTGACGCAGTAAACAGTTATCCACTTCGAGGTGAAATTTATGTTGGCCAGCAACCATGCGATAATCGGTCCGATGGCATATCTCACCAGCTGGTAATGCGGTTAGCTGAGAGATATTTAGGCATGAATTACAACATAACGACAGATAATTATTTTACATCGGTACCATTAGCCTTGGAGCTTATGAGTAAAAGAACAACCACGATTGGTACTATAAAGTCCAATAAGCCACAATTGCCAAAGCCATTTACACCAGTGGATAAAATCTTCAAGCAAACGAGGgacaaattttcaataaaattttgctaTTCGAGATGCTTGCAGTTGTGTAGCTACGcaagcaatacaaaaaaaaatgtgctaatGCTGTCCACTGCTCATCATGAGGATAAAATTGATGAGGTCACAAAAAAACCTGCAGTTATTATGGATTACAACTCAACCAAAGGAGGAGTTGATACATTCGACCGTTTGGCAACAGTTTATACCTGCAAGCGAAAAACTAATCGTTGGCCTGTTACTCTCTTTTACAACCTTTTGGATTGTGCAGGAGTTGCAGCGTATAGAATGTTTGATGTCTGTCAGCCTAACTGGTATTCGAGCAAGAAAAGGtcagaaaaaagaaagaaatttttgaaagaattggCCTTAGAACTTGCAGATAGCCATATCAAAAATCGAATAGCTAAGCCAACTCttcaaaaaagtgttaaaacaGCAATGAGTTTGATCGGGTATGAAATAACATCTATAAGTACATTACCGACAATCCAACAAAACAAAGCAAAGCAACGTTGTGATACctgcaagaaagaaaaaagggaCAACAAAACTACGGCGGTCTGCGACCTGTGCTATGTTGCAGCTTGCAGTAAGCATTACATAAGAGTGTGCGAGAAATGTTTTGTGACCAAAACTGCAATTGATACTACCGCAACCGAAGAAGATGAAAATTTTGACGGAGATTCACTTCCATCAACTTCAGCCGGTCCACCAGCAAAGCgccaaaaaaatagaaatacaaattaa
- the LOC129919299 gene encoding aminoacylase-1-like: MSVWEENDEIKIFREYLQIPSVHPNVDYVTEPCVAFIIKQAESLVLPYKISRPGGEDQPIVIITWLGIDPELPSIMLNSHMDVVSVYPEKWSHPPFAAEIDSEGRIFARGAQDMKSIGMQYLAAIRALKKDGVTLKRTIHVTFVPDEESGGKLGMDKFVQTDDFKNLNVGFSLDEGRATPDEAFNVNYSERTMWRLHLKISGSTGHGSLLHENTAGCKLNFLLEKLMNLRQQQVDRLKNDQNLTTGDVMTINLTKVNGGVQVNVVPSMIVAVFDIRIPHTMNHEALDKQIRTWCNEAGGVEVFYELKEPKNEPTKLDASNIFWTAFKSAFEEMGLKMRLLITPGGTDSRYLRKLGIPALGFGPMNFTPTLLHANDEFLKAENYLKGIEIYKTIIPKLANA; encoded by the exons atgagcGTTTGGGAAGAAaatgatgaaataaaaatatttcgagaATATCTTCAAATACCAAGTGTTCATCCAAATGTAGATTATG ttacaGAAccatgtgtggctttcataatCAAGCAAGCTGAAAGCCTAGTGCTTCCTTATAAGATCTCTAGACCTGGTGGTGAAGATCAACCTATTGTTATTATAACATGGTTGGGAATTGATCCTGAATTACCATCAATAATGTTGAACTCACACATGGATGTGGTATCAGTGTATCCAGAAAAATGGTCACATCCTCCATTTGCAGCTGAAATAGATTCAGAAGGTCGAATTTTCGCTCGTGGTGCTCAAGATATGAAATCAATAGGAATGCAATATTTAGCTGCTATTCGTGCTTTGAAAAAAGATGGTGTTACATTGAAAAGAACTATTCATGTTACTTTTGTTCCAG ATGAAGAATCAGGAGGTAAGCTTGGAATGGATAAGTTTGTCCAAACCGATGACTTTAAGAACCTTAATGTTGGATTTTCTCTTGATGAAGGCCGTGCAACTCCTGATGAAGCTTTTAATGTAAATTATTCTGAACGGACCATGTGGC gtcttcatttaaaaatatctggTTCAACTGGTCATGGGTCTTTGCTTCATGAAAATACCGCTGGTTGTAAGCTCAACTTTCTTCTCGAGAAACTTATGAATCTAAGGCAACAACAAGTTGATCGTTTGAAAAATGACCAAAACCTTACAACCGGTGATGTTATGACCATAAATCTGACGAAAGTTAACGGCGGAGTTCAAGTTAATGTTGTTCCGTCAATGATTGTAGCCGTTTTTGACATTCGAATTCCACATACTATGAACCATGAAGCTTTAGATAAACAG ATTAGAACTTGGTGCAATGAAGCTGGTGGAGTTGAAGTATTTTATGAACTCAAGGAACCTAAGAATGAACCAACCAAGCTTGATGCAAGTAACATTTTTTGGACTGCATTTAAAAGTGCTTTTGAAGAAAT GGGTCTTAAAATGAGGCTATTGATTACTCCCGGAGGAACAGATAGCCGTTATTTGAGAAAG ctTGGTATACCTGCTCTTGGATTTGGTCCAATGAATTTCACACCAACACTGCTACATGCAAATGATGAATTTCTGAAAGCcgaaaattatttgaaaggaATAGAAATTTATAAGACCATAATTCCAAAATTAGCAAACGCATAA